A genomic stretch from Salarias fasciatus chromosome 18, fSalaFa1.1, whole genome shotgun sequence includes:
- the oc90 gene encoding LOW QUALITY PROTEIN: otoconin-90 (The sequence of the model RefSeq protein was modified relative to this genomic sequence to represent the inferred CDS: inserted 1 base in 1 codon; deleted 1 base in 1 codon) yields MYGCYCGQEGGGQPLDRLDRCCFFHHCCLKQIGSIGCRADRKLNASGQGVSACDKLQCVCDRXTAECMAAARFNHSLPARRCRGPGPPGRRAARPPNPPGARPRSSEESGPPPGGRSPDSEENPEQSEEEQSTAAGTSGETPPPPPPPAPASSEDSQHDISGIQTHNHRLSAEGTREPQSTETVRTGGEEEEEGEEGEEERKRKEEEEEGGEEEEEEEDGK; encoded by the exons ATGTACGGCTGCTACTGCGGACAGGAGGGCGGCGGGCAGCCTCTGGACCGGCTGGACAG GTGCTGCTTCTTCCATCACTGCTGCCTGAAGCAGATCGGCTCCATTGGCTGCAGAGCCGACAGGAAGCTCAACGCCTCAG GTCAGGGCGTCTCCGCCTGCGacaagctgcagtgtgtgtgtgaca ccACGGCGGAGTGTATGGCGGCGGCCCGCTTCAACCACAGC TTGCCGGCGCGGAGGTGCCGGGGCCCGGGGCCGCCCGGCCGCCGGGCCGCCAggccccccaacccccccggGGCCCGGCCTCGGTCCAGTGAGGAGAGCGGGCCGCCGCCGGGGGGGCGGAGTCCAGACAG tgAGGAGAACCCCgagcagagcgaggaggagcagTCCACTGCTGCAGGGACGTCGggcgagacgccgccgccgccgccgcctcctgctccgGCCTCCAGCGAGGACAGCCAGCACGACATCAgcgggattcaaacccacaaccaCCGGCTGAGTGCGGAGGGGACCCGAGAGCCACAGTCCACTGAGACAGTGAGGAcgggaggcgaggaggaggaggagggggaggagggggaggaggagaggaagaggaag gaagaggaggaagagggaggggaggaggaggaagaggaggaagatggaaagTGA